AGTAGTAGTACCTCTGCCTCTAATAGCGCTGAATCCTTTGATTTAAGAATGAAATCAATGGAGGatcaaatcaacaacaattgaatAATCATACgacaccaccatcatcacccaACATTACAACACCAATAACTTCAGCAGCAATAACCAACAcaataaagaaatcattaggaaaaattaaaactgatGATACCGACCACCAGTTGTTACATGGTAGCTTCTCTTCTGGTTGTAAAGTCTGTACAACTAATCAAGGTATCCTCTATGGTATTGaggaagaaaaagaaaacctGATGTTCAAATTCATTGGATCTTCACCAAACAAGCCAGCTGGAAGTACTTTTGCCAATACTAGCTCCAGAGAAGATGTTCAAGTTATGTGTATCAAGAGATATGGTATTATCGTGTCCAAAGATATTGGTTCAACTATTTATCAATTGGCAAGAAGTAATAATACCGAAACCGAAACCGTCTTAGATGATCTCATTGAAACAGGAAAGTTCGACGAAGAACTATCAAGATTAGTCTCCTGTGTAACCGATGGAATTAATGGTATTATTTCAACTTGGAATGAAAGTAGAACAATTAGAGTTTTCCAATAAAGTCCGTGTTCGTTTATTCATGAAGTTATACAACAAGAAAATTCAACACGAGCTCGCTACCAGTGCAAATGCTGTCTacaataattcaattggGTGGAATGAATTCAAATTGGCTGTACAACAAGAGATTTCAATTGGTGAACAATATAATCTCCAAAAGCTCAAGAAGATGTTAGTCATTTCATTTAATGTCCAAGGTAACGTAAGTATTAGTGAACACTCTAAAGCTTTCATAAAAAACGTTAACCAATTAAGAAATACCCAAATCAGTTTCCAAATGACGCTGTCCTGTTAGGATGGTATTTCGAGACGTTACCAATCCAAGTAAAGGATTCAGATGCAGCATCTACCATCGTTACTTCAG
This DNA window, taken from Dictyostelium discoideum AX4 chromosome Un chrUn_00021, whole genome shotgun sequence, encodes the following:
- a CDS encoding hypothetical protein (Slime mold (D.discoideum) transposon DIRS-1, complete, clone SB41); the encoded protein is NEINGGSNQQQLNNHTTPPSSPNITTPITSAAITNTIKKSLGKIKTDDTDHQLLHGSFSSGCKVCTTNQGILYGIEEEKENLMFKFIGSSPNKPAGSTFANTSSREDVQVMCIKRYGIIVSKDIGSTIYQLARSNNTETETVLDDLIETGKFDEELSRLVSCVTDGINVRVRLFMKLYNKKIQHELATSANAVYNNSIGWNEFKLAVQQEISIGEQYNLQKLKKMLVISFNVQGNQSLVTLTSDIGRNETDATNKFYSVLDSYVPVKEVRINQIQNYRFNNSNSQGRAGGSNNQDESDGQYLSNGFNNGSRFNNGQRFDNNSRFSGNPRF